One region of Neisseria mucosa genomic DNA includes:
- a CDS encoding GTP cyclohydrolase I FolE2: MNPFPNDTHPNNPTIKDKQRMNAIADVQSSRDLRNLPINQVGIKDLRFPITLNTAEGSQSTVARLTMTVFLPADQKGTHMSRFVALMEQQTEALDFDRLHKLTAEMVALLNSHSGKISVSFPFFRKKSAPVSGIQSLLDYDVTLTGEIKNGAYSHNLKVMVPVTSLCPCSKEISQYGAHNQRSHVTISLTANAEVGIEEIIDCVEAQASCQLYGLLKRPDEKYVTEKAYENPKFVEDMVRDVATALIADGRIESFIVESENFESIHNHSAYAYIAYP, translated from the coding sequence ATGAATCCGTTTCCAAACGACACACACCCCAACAATCCGACAATTAAGGACAAACAACGCATGAACGCCATTGCAGACGTGCAATCCAGCCGAGATTTACGCAATCTGCCGATTAACCAGGTCGGTATCAAAGACCTGCGCTTTCCGATTACTTTGAATACCGCCGAAGGCAGCCAATCCACCGTCGCCCGCCTGACCATGACGGTTTTCCTGCCCGCCGACCAAAAAGGCACGCATATGTCGCGCTTCGTGGCGTTGATGGAACAACAAACCGAGGCTTTGGATTTCGACAGGCTGCACAAACTGACCGCCGAAATGGTTGCCCTTTTAAACTCTCATTCCGGCAAAATCAGCGTTTCCTTCCCCTTCTTCCGCAAAAAATCCGCACCTGTTTCCGGCATCCAATCCCTGCTCGACTATGACGTTACCCTGACGGGCGAAATCAAAAACGGCGCATACAGCCATAATTTGAAAGTCATGGTACCCGTAACCTCGTTGTGCCCGTGTTCCAAAGAAATTTCCCAATACGGCGCGCACAACCAACGTTCGCACGTTACCATCAGCCTGACCGCCAACGCCGAAGTCGGTATCGAGGAAATCATCGACTGCGTGGAAGCGCAGGCAAGCTGCCAGCTTTACGGCCTGCTCAAACGCCCCGACGAAAAATACGTTACCGAAAAAGCCTATGAAAACCCGAAATTCGTGGAAGACATGGTGCGCGACGTAGCCACTGCGCTGATTGCGGACGGGCGCATCGAAAGCTTCATCGTCGAAAGCGAAAACTTCGAGTCGATACACAACCACTCGGCTTACGCCTATATTGCTTATCCTTAA
- a CDS encoding amino acid ABC transporter permease, translated as MIVSAFLPMVKAGFMVSLPLAVASFLIGMVIAIAVALVRIMPSGGIVRKILLKLVETYISIIRGTPLLVQLVIVFYGLPSVGIFIDPIPAAIIGFSLNVGAYASETIRAAILSVPKGQWEAGFSIGMTYMQTFRRIVAPQAFRVAVPPLSNEFIGLFKNTSLAAVVTVTELFRVAQETANRTYDFLPVYIEAALVYWCFCKVLFLIQARLEKRFDRYVAK; from the coding sequence ATGATTGTCAGCGCGTTTTTGCCTATGGTCAAAGCCGGTTTTATGGTGTCGCTGCCGTTGGCGGTGGCGTCGTTCCTGATCGGGATGGTGATTGCCATCGCCGTGGCTTTGGTGCGGATTATGCCTTCGGGCGGCATTGTACGGAAAATCCTGCTGAAACTGGTGGAAACTTATATTTCCATCATCAGGGGGACGCCGCTGTTGGTGCAGCTTGTGATTGTGTTTTACGGACTGCCGTCCGTCGGTATTTTCATTGATCCGATTCCCGCCGCCATCATCGGTTTCTCGCTCAATGTCGGCGCATATGCTTCCGAAACCATACGTGCAGCGATTTTGTCCGTGCCTAAAGGGCAGTGGGAGGCAGGTTTCTCCATCGGCATGACCTATATGCAGACTTTTCGCCGCATCGTCGCGCCGCAGGCATTCCGCGTCGCCGTGCCGCCTTTGAGCAACGAGTTTATCGGCTTGTTCAAAAACACCTCGCTCGCGGCGGTGGTAACGGTAACGGAACTGTTCCGCGTCGCGCAGGAAACGGCAAACCGTACCTACGACTTCCTGCCCGTCTATATCGAAGCCGCTTTGGTTTACTGGTGTTTCTGCAAAGTGCTGTTCCTGATTCAGGCGCGCCTGGAAAAACGCTTCGACCGCTATGTCGCCAAATAA
- a CDS encoding nucleolar protein, giving the protein MRSRIKQGALIVASSLILGLSLHTAAAVFSCHSGNSKTYTSEPSGNCTGTDLPKISSHQGDAYRLKINKLSSDTEEKAAKLKRARSKEKSREKAQEQETKSKNAKSRAKKSDKAAKTSSENE; this is encoded by the coding sequence ATGCGTTCACGAATCAAGCAAGGAGCACTTATCGTCGCATCCTCCCTCATTTTGGGCTTATCCCTCCACACCGCAGCAGCCGTCTTCAGCTGCCATTCCGGCAACAGCAAAACCTATACATCCGAACCTTCGGGAAACTGCACAGGCACAGACCTGCCCAAAATCAGCAGCCATCAAGGCGATGCATACCGTCTGAAAATCAACAAATTAAGCAGTGATACCGAAGAAAAGGCAGCCAAGCTCAAGAGGGCGCGTTCAAAAGAAAAATCGCGGGAAAAGGCGCAAGAGCAAGAGACAAAGAGCAAAAACGCCAAATCACGCGCCAAAAAATCGGATAAAGCCGCAAAAACGTCGTCTGAAAACGAGTGA
- a CDS encoding amino acid ABC transporter ATP-binding protein produces MIKIRNIRKTFGENTILRGIDLDVGKGQVVVILGPSGSGKTTFLRCLNALEMPEDGQIEFDNERPLKIDFSKKPSKHDILALRRKSGMVFQQYNLFPHKTALENVMEGPVAVQGKPAAQAREEALKLLEKVGLGDKVNLYPYQLSGGQQQRVGIARALAIQPELMLFDEPTSALDPELVQDVLNAMKELAQEGWTMVVVTHEIKFALEVATTVVVMDGGVIVEQGSPKELFDHPKHERTRKFLQQIRKDSADYRH; encoded by the coding sequence ATGATTAAAATCCGCAATATCCGCAAAACCTTCGGCGAAAACACCATTTTGCGCGGCATCGATTTGGATGTGGGCAAAGGGCAGGTGGTCGTCATCCTCGGGCCTTCCGGTTCGGGTAAAACGACGTTTCTGCGCTGCTTAAACGCGCTGGAAATGCCCGAAGACGGACAAATCGAGTTCGACAACGAGCGACCGCTGAAAATCGATTTTTCTAAAAAACCATCGAAGCATGACATCTTGGCGCTGCGCCGCAAATCCGGCATGGTGTTCCAACAATACAATCTCTTCCCGCACAAAACCGCGTTGGAAAACGTAATGGAAGGTCCGGTTGCCGTACAAGGCAAGCCTGCCGCCCAAGCGCGCGAAGAAGCTTTGAAATTGCTGGAAAAAGTCGGCTTGGGCGACAAGGTTAACCTTTATCCCTACCAGCTTTCCGGCGGTCAGCAACAGCGCGTCGGTATCGCCCGCGCATTGGCGATTCAGCCCGAGCTGATGTTGTTTGACGAACCCACTTCCGCGCTGGATCCCGAATTGGTGCAAGACGTATTGAACGCCATGAAGGAATTGGCGCAGGAAGGCTGGACGATGGTTGTCGTGACCCACGAAATCAAGTTTGCGCTGGAAGTTGCCACTACCGTCGTCGTCATGGACGGCGGCGTCATCGTAGAGCAGGGCAGTCCGAAAGAGTTGTTCGACCACCCTAAACATGAGCGCACGCGGAAATTTCTGCAACAAATCCGTAAGGATTCGGCAGATTATCGACATTAA
- a CDS encoding amino acid ABC transporter substrate-binding protein gives MMLKKFVLGGMTALVLAACGGEGGSASSSAPAQSANASGSLIERINNKGTITVGTEGTYAPFTYHDKDGKLTGYDVEVTRAVADKLGVKVEFKETQWDSMMAGLKAGRFDVVANQVGLTSPERQATFDKSEPYSWSGAVLVARKDSNIKSIDDIKGVKTAQSLTSNYGEKAKAAGAELVPVDGLAQSLTLIEQKRADATLNDELAVLDYLKKNPNAGVKIVWSAPADEKVGSGLIVNKGNDEVVAKFSTAINELKADGTLKKLGEQFFGKDISVK, from the coding sequence ATTATGTTGAAAAAATTCGTACTCGGCGGCATGACCGCATTGGTTTTGGCAGCCTGCGGCGGAGAGGGCGGCAGCGCGTCTTCTTCTGCTCCCGCCCAATCTGCCAACGCTTCCGGTTCTTTAATCGAGCGTATCAACAATAAAGGTACGATTACCGTCGGTACCGAAGGCACTTACGCGCCGTTTACCTACCACGACAAAGACGGCAAGCTGACCGGCTACGATGTGGAAGTTACCCGCGCCGTTGCCGACAAACTGGGCGTGAAAGTCGAATTTAAAGAAACGCAATGGGATTCGATGATGGCGGGTTTGAAAGCGGGACGTTTCGACGTGGTGGCAAACCAAGTCGGTTTGACCAGCCCCGAACGCCAAGCGACATTCGACAAATCCGAGCCGTATAGCTGGAGCGGTGCGGTCTTGGTTGCGCGCAAAGACAGCAACATCAAATCCATTGACGACATCAAAGGCGTCAAAACTGCGCAATCCCTGACCAGCAATTACGGCGAAAAAGCCAAAGCGGCAGGAGCGGAACTCGTACCGGTGGACGGTTTGGCGCAATCGCTGACCCTGATTGAACAAAAACGCGCCGATGCGACTTTGAACGATGAGTTGGCAGTTTTAGACTATCTGAAGAAAAACCCGAATGCGGGCGTGAAAATCGTTTGGTCTGCTCCTGCCGATGAAAAAGTCGGTTCCGGCTTGATTGTCAATAAAGGCAATGATGAAGTCGTAGCGAAATTCAGCACGGCAATCAACGAGCTGAAAGCTGACGGCACGCTGAAAAAACTGGGTGAACAATTCTTCGGAAAAGACATCAGTGTTAAATAA
- a CDS encoding ABC transporter, producing the protein MIEIKNLTLQRGLKVLLDKANATVNPGQRVGLIGKNGTGKSSLFALIKGEITQDGGDISIPKNWRMASVSQETPDLDISALDYVLQGDAELQAFQTTLAQAEAQNDGMKQAEYHAKLEEIDAYTAPARAAKLLNGLGFSQEEHSRPVKSFSGGWRMRLNLAQALICRADLLLLDEPTNHLDLETVLWLENHLASLPCTQIIISHDRDFLNAATTQTIELSQQKLTQYGGNYDFYQNERAQRLAQQQAAYVKQQAQIKHLQSFIDRFKAKATKAVQAQSRMKALAKLERIAPAHLDSEFSFEFYNPDHLPNPLLKLEHADLGYEGKTVLHDITLSLESGARYGLLGVNGSGKSTFIKALAGKINLLSGSIVRSEKLNIGYFAQHQLDTIRADQSPVWHIQQLSPEVREQEIRNFLGGFNFVGDMALQKTEPFSGGEKARLALAMIIWQKPNLLLLDEPTNHLDLDMRHALTLALQSFQGALIVVSHDRSLLEATTDSFLLIDKGRLKNFDGDLNDYRQWRLAQENATAAPAASAQSQNRKDTKRIEAQIRQEKARRGKPIQQKIDKAEKEMAQLSEIQTACETFLAQEEAYSDENKTKLQQTLAQLTEIKVKLTQIEENWLLWQEELEQILTEIDAEFTQL; encoded by the coding sequence ATGATTGAAATCAAAAACCTCACCCTGCAACGCGGTTTGAAAGTCCTGCTCGACAAAGCCAACGCCACCGTCAATCCCGGTCAGCGCGTCGGTTTGATCGGTAAAAACGGGACGGGCAAATCCAGCCTGTTTGCCTTAATCAAGGGTGAAATCACTCAGGACGGCGGCGATATCTCGATTCCGAAAAATTGGCGGATGGCTTCCGTTTCCCAAGAAACACCCGACTTGGACATCTCCGCGTTGGACTACGTTTTGCAGGGCGATGCCGAGTTGCAGGCTTTTCAGACGACCTTGGCGCAGGCGGAAGCGCAAAATGACGGCATGAAGCAGGCGGAATACCATGCCAAATTGGAGGAAATCGACGCTTATACCGCGCCGGCCCGTGCAGCGAAATTGTTGAACGGACTGGGTTTTTCGCAAGAAGAACACAGCCGTCCCGTTAAATCCTTTTCCGGCGGCTGGCGTATGCGCCTGAATCTTGCGCAAGCCCTGATTTGCCGCGCCGATTTGCTCTTGCTCGACGAACCGACCAACCACTTGGATCTGGAAACCGTCTTGTGGCTGGAAAACCACCTTGCCTCTTTACCCTGCACGCAAATCATCATTTCCCACGACCGTGATTTCCTCAATGCGGCCACCACCCAAACCATTGAATTGTCCCAGCAAAAGCTCACGCAATACGGCGGCAATTACGATTTTTACCAAAACGAACGCGCGCAACGCCTGGCGCAGCAACAAGCCGCCTATGTCAAACAGCAGGCGCAAATCAAACATCTGCAATCCTTTATCGACCGCTTCAAAGCCAAAGCCACCAAAGCCGTTCAAGCGCAAAGCCGAATGAAGGCGTTGGCGAAGCTCGAGCGCATCGCTCCCGCGCATTTGGACAGCGAGTTTTCCTTTGAGTTTTACAATCCCGACCATCTGCCCAATCCCTTGCTGAAGTTGGAACACGCTGATTTGGGTTACGAAGGCAAAACCGTCCTGCACGACATTACCCTATCGCTGGAGAGCGGCGCACGTTACGGGCTATTGGGTGTCAACGGCAGCGGTAAATCTACGTTTATCAAAGCGTTGGCAGGAAAAATCAATTTGCTCTCCGGCAGCATCGTCCGTTCCGAAAAACTCAATATCGGCTATTTTGCCCAACACCAGCTCGATACCATCCGCGCCGACCAAAGCCCTGTTTGGCACATTCAGCAGCTTTCTCCCGAAGTGCGCGAACAAGAAATCCGAAATTTCCTCGGCGGCTTCAACTTTGTCGGCGATATGGCGTTGCAGAAAACCGAACCTTTTTCCGGTGGAGAAAAAGCCCGCCTCGCCCTTGCCATGATTATCTGGCAAAAACCGAATTTGCTGCTGCTTGACGAGCCGACCAACCATTTGGACTTGGATATGCGCCACGCTCTGACGCTCGCGCTGCAAAGTTTCCAAGGTGCCTTAATCGTCGTATCACACGACCGCAGCCTGCTTGAAGCCACTACCGACAGCTTCCTCCTGATTGACAAAGGTCGTCTGAAAAACTTTGACGGCGATTTAAACGATTATCGTCAATGGAGGTTGGCGCAGGAAAACGCCACCGCCGCACCTGCCGCTTCCGCACAAAGCCAAAACCGCAAAGACACCAAGCGTATCGAAGCACAAATCCGTCAAGAAAAAGCCCGACGCGGCAAGCCGATACAGCAGAAAATCGACAAAGCCGAAAAAGAAATGGCGCAGCTTTCCGAAATTCAAACGGCATGTGAAACATTTTTGGCACAAGAGGAAGCCTATTCGGACGAAAATAAAACAAAATTACAACAAACCCTCGCACAATTAACAGAAATTAAAGTAAAATTAACACAAATAGAAGAAAACTGGCTTTTGTGGCAGGAAGAGCTAGAGCAAATCCTGACGGAAATCGACGCAGAATTTACACAACTATAA
- a CDS encoding PLP-dependent transferase, translated as MKFATKAIHSSYDCDEHNRALMPPIYQNSMFALHEIGEQVPYRYSRLSNPTRQVLEDTVADLERGAAGFAFSSGMAGIDAVWRTFLRPGDTIVAVADIYGGAYDLLVDVYKEWGVNVVFADLGTPDSLDELLAAHNVKLVWLETPSNPLLRLVDIKALAAKAHAAGALVGIDNTFATPYLQQPLEMGCDIVFHSATKYLCGHSDVLMGIVAVKTKELAKPLHDMMVHTGAIAGPMDCWLVLRGIKTLALRMEAHCKNALDIARRLEAHPAVEKVFYPGLPSHEHYELAKTQMPKGIGGVVTVYLKNDTREAANSVIKNMKLVKMASSLGGVESLVNHCYSQSHSGVPHDVKMEMGIKVGLLRFSIGIEDADDIWNDISKALDSTL; from the coding sequence ATGAAATTCGCCACCAAAGCCATCCATTCCAGCTACGATTGCGACGAACACAACCGCGCGCTGATGCCGCCGATTTATCAGAACAGTATGTTCGCGCTGCACGAAATCGGCGAGCAGGTTCCCTACCGCTATTCGCGCCTGAGCAATCCGACCCGTCAGGTTTTGGAAGACACGGTTGCTGATTTGGAACGCGGGGCGGCGGGTTTTGCCTTTTCCAGCGGTATGGCGGGCATTGATGCCGTGTGGCGTACCTTCCTGCGTCCGGGCGATACCATCGTCGCCGTAGCCGATATTTACGGCGGCGCGTATGACTTGCTGGTTGACGTATATAAAGAGTGGGGCGTGAACGTCGTCTTTGCCGATTTGGGCACCCCCGACAGCTTGGACGAACTGCTTGCCGCGCACAATGTGAAACTGGTTTGGCTGGAAACCCCGTCCAATCCGCTTTTGCGGCTGGTGGACATCAAAGCGCTTGCCGCCAAAGCCCACGCAGCCGGCGCACTGGTCGGCATCGACAACACCTTCGCTACGCCGTATCTGCAACAGCCGTTGGAGATGGGCTGCGACATCGTGTTCCACTCCGCCACTAAATACCTTTGCGGCCACTCCGACGTATTGATGGGCATCGTTGCGGTTAAAACCAAAGAACTGGCGAAACCGCTGCACGACATGATGGTGCATACCGGCGCGATTGCCGGCCCGATGGACTGCTGGCTGGTGTTGCGTGGCATCAAAACGCTCGCCTTGCGCATGGAAGCGCACTGCAAAAACGCGCTCGACATCGCCCGCCGCCTCGAAGCCCATCCCGCCGTAGAAAAAGTGTTCTACCCCGGCCTGCCGTCGCACGAACACTACGAACTGGCGAAAACCCAAATGCCCAAAGGCATAGGCGGCGTGGTAACGGTTTATTTGAAAAACGACACGCGCGAAGCGGCAAACAGCGTGATTAAAAACATGAAACTGGTCAAAATGGCGTCCAGCCTAGGTGGTGTCGAAAGTTTGGTCAACCATTGCTATTCCCAGTCCCACAGCGGCGTACCGCATGATGTGAAAATGGAGATGGGCATCAAAGTCGGCCTGCTGCGCTTCTCCATCGGTATTGAAGACGCGGACGATATTTGGAACGATATTTCCAAGGCTTTGGATTCGACGTTGTAA